In one window of Rathayibacter caricis DSM 15933 DNA:
- a CDS encoding anthranilate synthase component I family protein codes for MVGALLSDGLHEVVLPWVDPERAFLALYREADAAFWLDSGPDAVAGRSYLGSCRPSDAIVVEAGHDVSAALARVEAESTGRDRALGRYGHLSYEAGAPFVSLPAVGATEGDPPALVLLRGDPVLEFDHAARTLRVVATAERRREADRLIAALAALADEPLGDPAPAEPVASVRRRHDRAAYSALIARCQAAIRAGDAYQLCLTNEVVVEGRFDPVECYRRLRRSSPSHHGGLIRFGGRALVSASPERFLTREAGGRAATHPIKGTRPRGRDAAEDDALRAELLASVKERAENVMIVDLVRNDLARIAEPGSIRVDRLLEVETYPHVHQLVSEVSALPAEGIGVAGLIAATFPAGSMTGAPKRRAVELLREWEDGPRGVYSGAFGRLGSDGSIDLAMTIRSLVIEQDRARLGTGGGITALSVPEEEVEETLLKARALLAVLGVPREVAEDSSPGR; via the coding sequence GTGGTCGGCGCCCTGCTCTCCGATGGCCTGCACGAGGTCGTCCTGCCGTGGGTCGACCCCGAGCGGGCGTTCCTCGCCCTCTACCGCGAGGCGGACGCCGCCTTCTGGCTCGACTCCGGCCCCGACGCGGTCGCCGGTCGCTCCTACCTCGGGTCCTGCCGCCCCTCCGACGCGATCGTCGTCGAGGCCGGCCACGACGTGTCCGCGGCACTCGCCCGGGTGGAGGCGGAGTCGACCGGTCGCGACCGCGCGCTCGGTCGCTACGGCCACCTCTCCTACGAGGCGGGCGCGCCCTTCGTGTCCCTGCCCGCCGTCGGAGCGACCGAGGGCGATCCGCCCGCGCTGGTCCTGCTCCGCGGCGACCCCGTGCTCGAGTTCGACCACGCCGCCCGCACGCTGCGCGTCGTGGCGACGGCGGAGCGGCGAAGGGAGGCGGACCGCCTGATCGCGGCCCTGGCGGCGCTCGCCGACGAGCCGCTGGGGGATCCCGCTCCCGCCGAGCCCGTCGCCTCCGTGCGCCGCCGGCACGACCGCGCCGCCTACTCCGCTCTCATCGCGCGCTGTCAGGCCGCGATCCGCGCGGGCGACGCCTACCAGCTCTGCCTCACGAACGAGGTCGTCGTGGAGGGACGCTTCGACCCCGTCGAGTGCTACCGGCGCCTGCGCCGCTCGAGCCCCAGCCATCACGGCGGGCTGATCCGCTTCGGGGGCCGGGCTCTCGTGAGCGCGTCGCCCGAGCGCTTCCTGACGCGCGAGGCGGGCGGCCGCGCGGCGACGCATCCGATCAAGGGGACCCGGCCCCGTGGCCGCGACGCCGCGGAGGACGACGCCCTGCGCGCCGAGCTGCTGGCGAGCGTCAAGGAGCGGGCCGAGAACGTCATGATCGTCGATCTGGTCCGCAACGACCTCGCGCGCATCGCCGAGCCGGGCTCCATCCGCGTCGACCGGCTGCTGGAGGTCGAGACCTACCCGCACGTGCACCAGCTCGTCAGCGAGGTGTCGGCGCTGCCCGCGGAGGGGATCGGCGTCGCCGGCCTGATCGCCGCGACGTTCCCGGCCGGCTCGATGACGGGGGCGCCGAAGCGGCGGGCCGTGGAACTCCTCCGGGAGTGGGAGGACGGACCGCGCGGCGTCTACTCCGGAGCCTTCGGCCGCCTCGGCTCGGACGGCTCGATCGACCTCGCCATGACCATCCGGAGCCTCGTGATCGAGCAGGATCGCGCGCGCCTCGGCACCGGCGGCGGCATCACCGCACTCTCGGTGCCCGAGGAGGAGGTCGAGGAGACGCTGCTCAAGGCGCGCGCCCTGCTCGCCGTGCTCGGAGTGCCCCGCGAGGTCGCGGAGGATTCGTCGCCCGGTCGCTGA
- the leuS gene encoding leucine--tRNA ligase, with protein sequence MADETSQQTGANDEDRYDFRALQEKWLPIWEETRPFSTDLPDDKRPRKYVLDMFPYPSGDLHMGHAEAYALGDVIARYWRQQGFNVLHPIGWDSFGLPAENAAIKRGLNPRTWTYDNIEQQKRSMKRYAASFDWDRVIHTSDPDYYKWNQWLFLKMYEKGLAYRKDSWVNWDPVDQTVLANEQVLADGTSERSGAVVVKKKLTQWYFKITDYADRLLDDLNQLEGSWPSKVIAMQRNWIGRSIGADVEFEIEGRDERVTVFTTRPDTLYGATFMVVAPDSDLATELVEGSEPELRDAFRSYLEKVQKSSEIERLTADRPKTGVFLGRYAINPVNGERLPIWAADYVLSDYGHGAVMAVPAHDQRDLDFARAFDLPVRVVVDTSAPVTGAIPVIPEDPEELAALEARYSADPAITGEALTGDGRLMNSGPLDGLSKRTAIERVIKLLEERGRGRSAKNYRLRDWLISRQRYWGTPIPIIHGENGELIPVPEDQLPVVLPPTEGLDLQPKGSSPLGAAEDWVNVPNPVDGSPARRDPDTMDTFVDSSWYFLRFLSPNDDTQAFDPKLAEKWAPVDQYVGGVTHAILHLLYARFITKVLFDLGYVSFTEPFTALLNQGMVQMDGAAMSKSKGNIVRLSEQLDEYGVDAVRLTMAFAGPPEDDIDWADVSPSGSAKFLARAWRLAKDVTSKPDIEWKNGDAALRRQTHRFLSESPSLIEAFKFNVVVARLMELVNATRKTIDSGAGGGDAAVREAAEVIAMALNLFAPYTAEDMWSRLGYQGPVAHVVWRKADPTLLVEEKVTAILQVDGKVRDRLEVSPKISSDELEEKARATAGVARALVGREVVKAIVRAPRLVNLVTKAV encoded by the coding sequence GTGGCAGACGAGACCTCCCAGCAGACCGGCGCGAACGACGAGGACCGCTACGACTTCCGCGCACTGCAAGAGAAGTGGCTCCCGATCTGGGAGGAGACCCGTCCGTTCTCGACGGACCTCCCCGACGACAAGCGCCCCCGCAAGTACGTGCTCGACATGTTCCCGTACCCCTCGGGCGACCTGCACATGGGCCACGCCGAGGCGTACGCGCTCGGCGACGTCATCGCGCGCTACTGGCGCCAGCAGGGCTTCAACGTGCTCCACCCGATCGGCTGGGACAGCTTCGGCCTGCCCGCCGAGAACGCCGCGATCAAGCGCGGACTGAACCCCCGCACCTGGACCTACGACAACATCGAGCAGCAGAAGCGCTCGATGAAGCGCTACGCCGCCTCCTTCGACTGGGACCGCGTCATCCACACGTCCGACCCGGACTACTACAAGTGGAACCAGTGGCTGTTCCTGAAGATGTACGAGAAGGGCTTGGCCTACCGCAAGGACAGCTGGGTCAACTGGGACCCGGTGGACCAGACCGTCCTCGCCAACGAGCAGGTCCTCGCCGACGGCACGTCCGAGCGCTCGGGCGCCGTCGTCGTGAAGAAGAAGCTCACCCAGTGGTACTTCAAGATCACCGACTACGCCGACCGCCTGCTCGACGACCTCAACCAGCTCGAGGGCTCGTGGCCGTCGAAGGTCATCGCGATGCAGCGCAACTGGATCGGCCGCTCCATCGGCGCCGACGTCGAGTTCGAGATCGAGGGCCGCGACGAGCGCGTCACCGTGTTCACGACGCGTCCCGACACCCTCTACGGCGCGACGTTCATGGTCGTCGCCCCCGACTCCGATCTCGCCACCGAGCTGGTCGAGGGATCCGAGCCGGAGCTGCGCGACGCGTTCCGCTCGTACCTCGAGAAGGTGCAGAAGTCGAGCGAGATCGAGCGCCTCACCGCCGACCGCCCCAAGACCGGCGTGTTCCTCGGCCGCTACGCGATCAACCCGGTGAACGGCGAGCGCCTGCCGATCTGGGCCGCCGACTACGTGCTGTCCGACTACGGCCACGGCGCGGTCATGGCCGTGCCCGCGCACGACCAGCGCGACCTCGACTTCGCCCGCGCGTTCGACCTGCCGGTCCGCGTCGTCGTCGACACCTCCGCCCCCGTGACCGGTGCGATCCCCGTGATCCCCGAGGACCCGGAGGAGCTCGCTGCTCTCGAGGCGCGCTACTCGGCCGACCCCGCGATCACCGGCGAGGCGCTGACCGGCGACGGCCGCCTGATGAACTCCGGCCCGCTCGACGGGCTCTCCAAGCGCACCGCCATCGAGCGCGTGATCAAGCTGCTCGAGGAGCGCGGCCGCGGCCGCTCGGCGAAGAACTACCGCCTGCGCGACTGGCTGATCTCGCGCCAGCGCTACTGGGGCACGCCCATCCCGATCATCCACGGCGAGAACGGCGAGCTGATCCCCGTGCCCGAGGACCAGCTGCCGGTGGTCCTCCCGCCGACCGAGGGCCTCGACCTGCAGCCCAAGGGCTCGTCGCCGCTGGGCGCGGCGGAGGACTGGGTGAACGTGCCCAACCCGGTCGACGGCAGCCCCGCGCGCCGCGACCCGGACACGATGGACACGTTCGTCGACTCCTCCTGGTACTTCCTCCGCTTCCTGTCGCCGAACGACGACACGCAGGCGTTCGATCCGAAGCTCGCGGAGAAGTGGGCGCCCGTCGACCAGTACGTCGGAGGCGTGACCCACGCGATCCTGCACCTGCTCTACGCGCGGTTCATCACCAAGGTGCTCTTCGACCTCGGCTACGTGTCCTTCACCGAGCCGTTCACGGCGCTGCTCAACCAGGGCATGGTGCAGATGGACGGCGCCGCGATGTCGAAGTCCAAGGGCAACATCGTGCGCCTGTCGGAGCAGCTCGACGAGTACGGCGTCGACGCCGTGCGCCTGACCATGGCGTTCGCCGGCCCGCCCGAGGACGACATCGACTGGGCCGACGTCTCGCCGTCGGGCAGCGCGAAGTTCCTCGCGCGCGCCTGGCGCCTCGCGAAGGACGTCACCTCGAAGCCCGACATCGAGTGGAAGAACGGAGACGCCGCGCTCCGCCGCCAGACGCACCGCTTCCTCTCGGAGTCGCCCTCGCTGATCGAGGCGTTCAAGTTCAACGTCGTCGTCGCGCGTCTGATGGAGCTCGTCAACGCGACCCGCAAGACGATCGACTCGGGTGCCGGAGGCGGCGACGCCGCGGTGCGCGAGGCCGCCGAGGTCATCGCGATGGCGCTCAACCTGTTCGCGCCCTACACGGCCGAGGACATGTGGAGCCGCCTGGGCTACCAGGGCCCCGTCGCGCACGTCGTCTGGCGCAAGGCCGACCCGACGCTGCTCGTCGAGGAGAAGGTCACCGCGATCCTCCAGGTCGACGGCAAGGTCCGCGACCGCCTCGAGGTGTCGCCCAAGATCTCGTCGGACGAGCTCGAGGAGAAGGCGCGGGCCACGGCCGGCGTCGCGCGTGCTCTCGTCGGCCGCGAGGTCGTCAAGGCGATCGTGCGGGCGCCGCGCCTCGTGAACCTGGTGACGAAGGCCGTCTAG